The proteins below come from a single Rosa rugosa chromosome 2, drRosRugo1.1, whole genome shotgun sequence genomic window:
- the LOC133732940 gene encoding uncharacterized protein At2g27730, mitochondrial, protein MASRLAARFFSRRMSSSGKILSEEEKAAENVYIKKKEQEKLEELARKGPKPEEKATAGPGESITDAKPSGSSSTANVSTDKYRNYAVVAGVITAAAALGWYIKGSEKKAEVQD, encoded by the exons ATGGCATCAAGGTTGGCTGCAAGGTTTTTCTCTCGGAGGATGTCAAGCAGTGGAAAGATACTGAGCGAGGAGGAAAAAGCTGCAGAAAATGTTTACATCAAG AAAAAGGAGCAAGAGAAGCTTGAGGAGCTTGCACGAAAG GGCCCTAAACCAGAAGAAAAAGCAACTGCAGGCCCGGGGGAATCGATAACTGATGCCAAACCAAGTGGTTCGAGCTCAACTGCCAATGTATCAACTGACAAGTACAGGAATTATGCTGTTGTAGCTGGTGTTAtcactgctgctgctgctttggGATGGTATATCAAAGGAAGTGAAAAGAAGGCAGAAGTGCAGGACTGA
- the LOC133734111 gene encoding small ribosomal subunit protein eS25-like, giving the protein MAPKKEKAPPPSSKPAKSGGGKQKKKKWSKGKQKEKVNNMVLFDQATYDKLLSEAPKFKLITPSILSDRLRINGSLARRAIKDLMARGSIRMISAHASQQIYTRATNT; this is encoded by the exons ATG GCACCCAAGAAGGAAAAGGCTCCCCCACCGTCCTCAAAGCCCGCCAAATCTGGCGGAGgcaagcagaagaagaag AAGTGGAGCAAGGGTAAGCAAAAGGAGAAGGTGAACAACATGGTGTTGTTTGATCAGGCCACTTATGACAAGCTTCTTTCGGAGGCTCCCAAGTTCAAGCTCATCACTCCTTCTATCTTGTCAGACAGGCTGAGG attaatgGATCATTGGCACGCCGTGCAATTAAGGATTTGATGGCAAGGGGTTCTATTAGGATGATTTCTGCTCATGCTAGTCAGCAGATCTACACCAGAGCCACCAATACCTAA